A portion of the Longimicrobium sp. genome contains these proteins:
- a CDS encoding rod shape-determining protein MreC — GIAKPTNGPRGERMLALTPVAFHTQPPNGSLIVTSGDGGLYPRGIPVGRVAGAGRAEGGWQRVYYIRPLVSPAQMSHVLILGAPTTAPTDQDLAAAWGVTLSAAERDSARATGPAVSPDAATPTAPTRPRPRAAAPRTQPRQRPAIVDPTPELPGRVVDPNAPRVPPGLPAPTNP, encoded by the coding sequence GGCATCGCCAAGCCCACCAACGGCCCCCGCGGCGAGCGGATGCTGGCGCTGACGCCGGTGGCCTTCCACACGCAGCCGCCCAACGGGTCGCTGATCGTGACCTCGGGCGACGGTGGGCTCTACCCGCGCGGCATCCCCGTCGGCCGCGTGGCGGGCGCGGGGCGCGCGGAGGGCGGCTGGCAGCGGGTGTACTACATCCGCCCCCTGGTGAGCCCCGCGCAGATGTCGCACGTCCTGATCCTGGGCGCGCCCACCACGGCGCCGACCGACCAGGACCTGGCGGCGGCGTGGGGGGTCACTCTCAGCGCGGCCGAGCGAGACTCCGCGCGCGCCACGGGCCCGGCGGTCTCGCCCGACGCGGCGACGCCCACGGCTCCCACGCGCCCGCGGCCCCGTGCCGCGGCGCCGCGCACCCAGCCGCGGCAGCGCCCGGCGATCGTGGACCCGACTCCGGAGCTTCCCGGGCGCGTGGTGGACCCGAACGCGCCCCGGGTGCCGCCGGGGCTTCCGGCGCCGACCAACCCCTGA
- the mreD gene encoding rod shape-determining protein MreD → MTEGTRWQFVGLIAGLVILHFVLKVGLGLGFYVPDLLTVALLLAARRMRAGSAAGLGVLFGVLDGAVNPFTMGASALVLAVLGYLASRSREVLAGDSPVLLLAFLGLGKYLFDLFLWGVLSSRSLAGPASVLFTLSPLAALYAAAAGLAAVTVYRALV, encoded by the coding sequence ATGACGGAAGGAACGCGGTGGCAGTTCGTGGGACTGATCGCGGGGCTGGTGATCCTCCACTTCGTGCTCAAGGTGGGGCTCGGGCTGGGGTTCTACGTCCCCGACCTGCTGACGGTGGCGCTGCTGCTGGCCGCGCGCCGCATGCGCGCCGGCTCCGCCGCCGGGCTGGGGGTGCTCTTCGGCGTGCTGGACGGCGCGGTGAACCCCTTCACCATGGGGGCCAGCGCGCTGGTGCTGGCGGTGCTGGGCTACCTGGCCTCCCGCTCGCGCGAGGTGCTGGCCGGCGACTCGCCGGTGCTCCTGCTGGCCTTTCTGGGGCTGGGGAAGTACCTGTTCGACCTCTTCCTTTGGGGAGTGCTCTCTTCGCGGTCCCTGGCGGGGCCCGCGTCCGTGCTGTTCACCCTCTCCCCGCTGGCGGCGCTGTACGCCGCGGCGGCGGGGCTGGCGGCCGTAACCGTGTACCGCGCGCTGGTGTAG
- the rodA gene encoding rod shape-determining protein RodA has product MRRYRALRLGDPILFALVVALAVFGIAMVFSAGVVDVGYTRAQGAWRAQIIWFCLSLILVPLILRVPVGWLEWAAQPAYALALVLLLLVPVIGSGGETTGGIKSWIVIGPLRLQPAELAKLATAMMLARVLGEWREPPRTLWALWKPIVVVMVPMVLVLAQPDLGSAMVFGSILVWCLFWAGTPLMTIFFLVSPALSLFISINPIVWGVYIVVLLVLLLYRDAFLAEKASIWMANAVAGGVALPLWNTLKPYQKNRLLVFLDPMIDARGAGYNLIQSRVAIGSGGLWGKGFLDGSQKRLAFLPEQHTDFIFAVVGEETGFIGVMAVLVTFGLVFWRLIHIAERSRDPFASLVPIGLLGSWFAHVLVNVGMTVGIMPITGIPLPFISYGGSFLLLNITAMAVVQRIAAETAR; this is encoded by the coding sequence ATGAGAAGGTACAGGGCGCTACGGCTGGGGGACCCCATCCTATTCGCGCTGGTGGTGGCGCTGGCGGTCTTCGGGATCGCCATGGTGTTCAGCGCCGGCGTGGTGGACGTGGGGTACACCCGCGCCCAGGGGGCGTGGCGCGCCCAGATCATCTGGTTCTGCCTTTCGCTGATCCTGGTGCCGCTCATCCTGCGCGTGCCCGTTGGATGGCTGGAGTGGGCGGCGCAGCCGGCCTATGCCCTTGCCCTGGTCCTCCTCCTCCTGGTCCCCGTCATCGGCTCCGGCGGCGAGACGACGGGCGGCATCAAGAGCTGGATCGTGATCGGGCCGCTGCGCCTGCAGCCGGCCGAGCTGGCGAAGCTGGCCACGGCCATGATGCTGGCGCGCGTGCTGGGCGAGTGGCGCGAGCCTCCGCGCACGCTGTGGGCGCTGTGGAAGCCGATCGTGGTGGTGATGGTGCCGATGGTGCTGGTGCTGGCGCAGCCCGACCTCGGCTCGGCGATGGTGTTCGGCTCGATCCTGGTTTGGTGCCTGTTCTGGGCCGGGACGCCGCTGATGACCATCTTCTTCCTGGTGAGCCCGGCGCTCTCGCTCTTCATCTCGATCAACCCGATCGTATGGGGCGTGTACATCGTGGTGCTGCTGGTTCTGCTGCTGTACCGCGACGCCTTCCTGGCGGAGAAGGCCTCCATCTGGATGGCCAACGCCGTGGCGGGCGGCGTGGCGCTGCCGCTGTGGAACACGCTGAAGCCCTACCAGAAGAACCGCCTGCTGGTCTTCCTGGACCCGATGATCGACGCGCGCGGAGCGGGGTACAACCTGATCCAGTCGCGGGTGGCTATCGGGAGCGGGGGGTTGTGGGGGAAGGGGTTCCTGGACGGCTCGCAGAAGCGGCTGGCCTTCCTTCCCGAGCAGCACACCGACTTCATCTTCGCCGTGGTGGGCGAGGAGACGGGGTTCATCGGCGTGATGGCGGTGCTGGTGACGTTCGGCCTGGTCTTCTGGCGGCTGATCCACATCGCCGAGCGCTCGCGCGACCCGTTCGCCTCGCTGGTGCCGATCGGGCTGCTGGGGAGCTGGTTCGCGCACGTGCTGGTGAACGTGGGGATGACGGTGGGGATCATGCCCATCACCGGCATCCCGCTCCCCTTCATCTCGTACGGCGGCTCGTTCCTGCTGCTGAACATCACCGCGATGGCGGTGGTGCAGCGAATAGCCGCGGAGACGGCGAGGTAG
- the accD gene encoding acetyl-CoA carboxylase, carboxyltransferase subunit beta: MAWFRKPKTRLQAADRRDLPGDVWEKCPACGDILYREKLKENWNVCPTCAHHMRLPANGYVALLVDEGTFRERDRDLRSADPLKFVDLKAYKDRLAAAERKSVHGEAVITGEGKLDEIPVSIGVMDFAFIGGSMGSVVGEKLARAGLRALEKEQPLIIVSASGGARMMEGIFSLMQMAKTSAVLAQMDEAGLPYISILTDPTTGGVTASYAMLGDANLAEPGTLIGFAGPRVIEQTIKQELPEGFQRAEFLLEHGMLDRIVDRRSMKREVSRLLRHMMALPAPEDFALNMAPDAP; this comes from the coding sequence ATGGCCTGGTTCCGCAAACCCAAGACGCGCCTGCAGGCGGCCGACCGGCGCGACCTTCCCGGCGACGTGTGGGAGAAGTGCCCCGCGTGCGGCGACATCCTGTACCGCGAGAAGCTCAAGGAGAACTGGAACGTCTGCCCCACCTGCGCCCATCACATGCGGCTGCCGGCCAACGGCTACGTGGCGCTGCTGGTGGACGAGGGGACGTTCCGCGAGCGCGACCGCGACCTGCGCTCCGCCGATCCGCTCAAGTTCGTGGACCTCAAGGCGTACAAGGACCGCCTGGCCGCCGCTGAGCGCAAGAGCGTCCACGGCGAGGCCGTCATCACCGGCGAGGGGAAGCTGGACGAGATCCCCGTGTCGATCGGCGTGATGGACTTCGCTTTCATCGGCGGGTCGATGGGCTCGGTGGTGGGCGAGAAGCTGGCGCGCGCCGGGCTGCGCGCGCTGGAGAAGGAGCAGCCGCTGATCATCGTTTCCGCATCCGGCGGGGCGCGGATGATGGAGGGGATCTTTTCGCTGATGCAGATGGCGAAGACCTCCGCCGTGCTCGCGCAGATGGACGAGGCGGGGCTCCCCTACATCTCCATCCTTACCGACCCCACGACGGGTGGCGTTACTGCGTCGTACGCCATGCTGGGCGACGCGAACCTGGCCGAGCCGGGGACGCTGATCGGCTTCGCGGGGCCGCGCGTGATCGAGCAGACGATCAAGCAGGAGCTCCCCGAGGGCTTCCAGCGCGCCGAGTTCCTGCTGGAGCACGGGATGCTGGACCGCATCGTGGACCGGCGGAGCATGAAGCGCGAGGTGTCGCGCCTGCTGCGGCACATGATGGCGCTTCCCGCGCCGGAGGACTTCGCGCTGAACATGGCTCCCGACGCCCCATGA